One Amaranthus tricolor cultivar Red isolate AtriRed21 chromosome 1, ASM2621246v1, whole genome shotgun sequence DNA window includes the following coding sequences:
- the LOC130828853 gene encoding uncharacterized protein LOC130828853 isoform X1, producing the protein MTTLGLRSAMAAGARFTAVQSRSSSSVVITSKLISSPFSSSTNRAISSASRLASMLGMVESQKPLHSAIASARLTSVLALDSSCWSCLSQGFATPL; encoded by the exons ATGACGACCTTGGGATTAAGGTCAGCAATGGCAGCAGGAGCTAGATTCACGGCAGTTCAATCTAGGTCCTCTTCATCTGTCGTCATCACTTCGAAGCTAATATCTTCTCCATTTTCATCGTCAACTAACAGAGCCATTTCTTCTGCTTCtag GTTAGCTTCAATGTTGGGAATGGTTGAGTCACAAAAGCCACTACATAGTGCAATTGCCTCTGCTCGGCTAACTTCAGTTCTTGCTCTTGATTCTAGCTGCTGGAGCTGCCTTTCTCAAG
- the LOC130828853 gene encoding uncharacterized protein LOC130828853 isoform X2 encodes MTTLGLRSAMAAGARFTAVQSRSSSSVVITSKLISSPFSSSTNRAISSASRLASMLGMVESQKPLHSAIASARLTSVLALDSSCWSCLSQDFAVPR; translated from the exons ATGACGACCTTGGGATTAAGGTCAGCAATGGCAGCAGGAGCTAGATTCACGGCAGTTCAATCTAGGTCCTCTTCATCTGTCGTCATCACTTCGAAGCTAATATCTTCTCCATTTTCATCGTCAACTAACAGAGCCATTTCTTCTGCTTCtag GTTAGCTTCAATGTTGGGAATGGTTGAGTCACAAAAGCCACTACATAGTGCAATTGCCTCTGCTCGGCTAACTTCAGTTCTTGCTCTTGATTCTAGCTGCTGGAGCTGCCTTTCTCAAG
- the LOC130828845 gene encoding NADH dehydrogenase [ubiquinone] iron-sulfur protein 8, mitochondrial-like, whose product MAAILARKSLSAIRFRELALTGRPWQGFNQQGTRSFATKHSFSTDKDDEEREKLVREISKDWSSVFERSINTLFLTEMVRGLSLTLKYFFDDKVTINYPFEKGPLSPRFRGEHALRRYPTGEERCIACKLCEAVCPAQAITIEAEEREDGSRRTTRYDIDMTKCIYCGFCQEACPVDAIVEGPNFEFATETHEELLYDKEKLLENGDRWETEIAENLRSESLYR is encoded by the exons ATGGCGGCAATCTTAGCTCGAAAATCGCTTTCTGCTATTCGTTTCCGTGAGCTT GCTTTGACTGGCCGACCATGGCAAGGATTCAATCAGCAGGGTACAAGATCATTTGCCACCAAACATTCATTTTCCACTGATAAAG atgatgaagaaagagaaaagcTTGTTAGAGAGATATCAAAGGATTGGAGTTCTG TTTTTGAGAGAAGCATAAATACTTTATTTCTCACTGAGATGGTTAGAGGGCTATCCCTGACTCTAAAATACTTCTTCGATGACAAAGTGACT ATCAATTACCCTTTTGAAAAAGGCCCTTTAAGCCCCCGTTTTCGTGGAGAACACGCCCTCCGTCGTTACCCAACTGGAGAGGAACGCTGCATTGCTTGTAAACTTTGTGAAGCT GTCTGTCCTGCTCAAGCAATTACTATTGAGGCAGAAGAAAGGGAAGATGGAAGCCGTAGGACAACCAG gtATGATATTGATATGACAAAATGCATTTACTGTGGTTTCTGCCAAGAGGCATGCCCGGTTGATGCCATTGTTGAAGGACCAAACTTCGAATTTGCAACAGAAACTCACGAG GAGCTTCTGTATGATAAGGAGAAGTTGTTGGAGAACGGTGATCGATGGGAAACCGAGATCGCTGAGAATCTGAGATCGGAAAGTTTGTATCGCTAA
- the LOC130828801 gene encoding probable LRR receptor-like serine/threonine-protein kinase At2g16250 encodes MVRFRKPNLLFIVEFMFFWWVLLRFGSTFVLVVGQQQQRITLPSERIALIQLRSSLGLRAKDWPIKPDPCTFWRGIQCNNNGSVIGINISGFRRTRFGVLNPQFAVDSIGNLTNLVSFNASSFELPGQIPNWFGQRLGRLQVLDLHSCSIKGFIPLSLGNLSRLNTLILSQNNLSGIVPSTLSQLVSLSILDLSHNLLNGSIPDSFASLMNLSSLDLSSNFLSGSIPRGIGVLQNLRTLNFSNNRFVSDVPPQLGDLTGLIDLDLSFNSLGSTLPSDLKGLRSLRTLAVGNNKLFGSLPDGLFADLTGLEILGLNDNNFSGDIPDALWSIPRLQIVDVSGNKFTGMLPNVTLKGNQTFSSLNLSNNEYYGGLTSVLQRYSSLDLSGNYFEGKVPSYVNDVAFLNVNCLQNATGQRTEEECSSFYTSKGLVFDNFGIPSTNVIPGSGQVPKKSNHRRTIILAAVLGGVGLLLLLIFLLLLFICARRNRGTRQIGNGVGPIPPSGAAPPSPGVSINFSSLGEGLTYQQLLDATNNFGDTNLIKNGHSGDLFRGVLEGGIHVVIKRINLNSVKRESYLVELDFFSKVSHPRLVPLLGYCLDQENEKYLVYKYMPNVDLSSSLYRKISTDTEGLQSLDWITRLKIAIGAAEGLSYLHHECTPPFVHRDVQASSILLDDKFEVRLGSLSEVGVQEGDTQPGVITRLLRLPQGSEQGPSGSQASICAYDVYCFGKVLLELVTGKLGMSASNDAGVKEWIDQTLPYINVYDKELVMKIVDPSLIYDEDLLEEVWAMAIVARSCLNPKPSRRPLMRYILKALENPLKVVREENAGSGRLRTTSSRGSWNASVFGSWRQSLDVGAAPAVPASRIEGTGSLKRSGTSGSQNSGQVVGGVGDNSSSQQRQSREIFPEPADVHDIETP; translated from the exons atggtGAGATTTAGAAAACCcaatttgttatttattgtagaatttatgtttttttggtgGGTTTTGTTGAGATTTGGGAGTACATTTGTTTTGGTTGTGggtcaacaacaacaaaggaTTACTTTGCCTTCAGAAAGAATTGCTTTGATTCAACTCAGATCATCATTGGGTCTTAGAGCTAAGGATTGGCCAATTAAACCTGACCCATGTACATTTTGGAGGGGAATTCAGTGTAATAATAATGGTTCTGTAATTGGGATTAATATATCTGGGTTTAGAAGAACTAGATTTGGTGTTTTAAACCCACAATTTGCTGTTGATTCTATTGGTAATTTGACCAATTTAGTGTCTTTTAATGCTTCTTCATTTGAACTTCCTGGTCAAATCCCTAATTGGTTTGGGCAAAGATTGGGTAGGTTGCAAGTTCTTGATCTTCATTCTTGTTCTATTAAGGGGTTTATACCTTTAAGTTTGGGAAATTTGAGTAGGTTAAATACTTTGATTCTATCTCAAAATAATCTTAGTGGTATTGTCCCTTCTACTTTAAGTCAACTTGTGAGCCTTTCAATTCTTGATCTTTCCCACAATTTGCTTAATGGGTCAATTCCAGATTCATTTGCCTCCCTTATGAACCTCTCGTCCCTCGACTTATCATCGAATTTCCTATCTGGGTCGATTCCTCGTGGTATTGGGGTTTTGCAGAATCTAAGGACCTTGAATTTTTCCAATAATAGGTTTGTGTCTGATGTCCCACCTCAACTTGGTGATCTTACTGGTCTGATTGACCTAGACCTTAGTTTTAATTCTCTAGGCAGTACGTTGCCTTCGGATTTGAAGGGGTTGAGGAGTTTGAGAACTTTGGCGGTTGGGAACAATAAGCTTTTCGGTTCATTGCCAGATGGATTATTTGCAGATTTGACCGGATTGGAGATTTTGGGTTTGAACGATAACAACTTTTCGGGTGATATTCCTGATGCATTGTGGTCAATTCCTAGGTTGCAGATTGTTGATGTTTCGGGAAATAAGTTTACGGGTATGCTTCCAAATGTTACCTTGAAGGGGAATCAGACTTTTTCTTCGCTTAATCTCTCGAATAATGAATATTATGGGGGTTTAACATCGGTGCTACAAAGATATAGTTCGCTTGATTTATCGGGCAATTACTTTGAGGGAAAGGTTCCGTCATATGTGAATGATGTTGCATTCCTAAATGTTAATTGTCTCCAAAATGCTACGGGACAGAGGACGGAGGAGGAATGTTCCTCGTTCTATACATCGAAAGGTTTGGTTTTCGACAATTTTGGGATTCCAAGTACAAATGTTATTCCGGGTTCAGGGCAAGTGCCTAAGAAGTCGAATCACAGGCGTACTATtatattagctgctgttttgGGGGGAGTTGGTCTATTGCTCTTGCTGATTTTTCTGCTATTGTTGTTCATATGCGCTCGAAGGAATCGCGGTACAAGGCAAATAGGGAATGGTGTGGGTCCGATCCCTCCGTCTGGAGCTGCGCCACCTTCACCAGGAGTTTCGATTAATTTTTCGAGTTTGGGTGAAGGATTAACTTATCAGCAGCTACTTGATGCTACGAATAACTTTGGTGATACGAATCTTATTAAAAACGGACATTCCGGTGATTTATTCCGTGGTGTTCTTGAAGGTGGTATTCATGTTGTCATCAAAAGAATAAATTTGAATTCGGTAAAACGGGAGTCGTACCTTGTAGAGCTTGACTTTTTTAGTAAAGTATCACATCCTAGATTGGTTCCTCTTTTGGGATACTGCTTGGACcaggaaaatgaaaaatatcttGTGTATAAGTACATGCCAAATGTCGATTTATCAAGTTCTTTGTACAGGAAGATTAGTACTGATACTGAGGGTTTGCAATCCTTGGATTGGATAACAAGACTAAAGATAGCAATCGGAGCAGCAGAGGGTCTATCGTACCTGCATCATGAATGTACACCGCCCTTTGTTCATCG GGATGTACAAGCTAGTAGCATACTACTTGACGATAAATTCGAAGTAAGACTTGGCAGTCTAAGTGAGGTCGGTGTACAAGAAGGAGATACTCAACCAGGAGTCATTACAAGATTGTTGCGGTTGCCGCA GGGCTCCGAACAAGGGCCATCAG GTTCTCAGGCATCAATATGTGCATACGATGTTTATTGTTTCGGTAAAGTGTTGCTCGAGCTAGTCACAGGTAAACTAGGCATGAGTGCATCGAATGATGCCGGCGTGAAGGAATGGATTGATCAAACATTGCCCTATATAAATGTATACGACAAAGAACTCGTGATGAAAATTGTGGACCCCTCTTTGATATACGATGAGGACCTATTAGAAGAAGTATGGGCGATGGCTATTGTGGCTAGATCATGTCTCAATCCAAAGCCTTCGAGAAGACCGCTCATGAGATATATTCTTAAAGCATTGGAGAATCCATTAAAAGTTGTACGAGAAGAAAATGCCGGATCAGGAAGGCTTAGAACAACATCGTCTAGAGGTTCATGGAATGCTTCGGTATTTGGAAGTTGGAGGCAAAGCTTGGATGTCGGTGCTGCCCCCGCAGTACCCGCTTCTCGTATTGAGGGAACAGGCAGCCTAAAACGGTCGGGAACTTCAGGTTCACAGAACAGCGGACAGGTCGTTGGTGGCGTGGGCGATAATTCATCTTCGCAACAGCGGCAATCTAGGGAAATATTTCCTGAACCTGCTGATGTGCATGATATAGAAACACCATAG